One genomic segment of Bacteroides caccae includes these proteins:
- a CDS encoding M60 family metallopeptidase: MRRIYLLLLFLIPLSLLAACSSDDEIAIATLEISKTTVDFKSEASEQSLTITTNAVAWTAQSDKSWCRPSIVGKLLKISVDQSDERLVREATVSVTADGLSKTIRVRQLGYEAAILIDQQAFEVPAVGAQIKFAVTTNVEVEPVLSDWIVEAPKTRSAEMVTTDYCYSVRASILDNKRQGTIVFTEKLPEDATENDVPVSATVSVTQHGLNEYNADTGEDIKGDIKLKVKDGTASSFQGGGEIEKSFDGDYSTIYHSSWNNSGSNYFPITLTYNLEEVSDVDYLVYYPRTDGANGKFKEVEIQYSEDGSAFTPLADKDFLGSASATKVLFDAPVRAKSFRFIVKTGAGDGQGFASCAEMEFYAKNPEAFDYSTLFADETCSELKAGITEADIEKCEFPFFKNLAYYMIKGKYEPEFRVGEFKAYPNPDIQSGTHKTNPYSLLDNPTGISVKANENLIVLVGDTHGYDISLKVQNLDAPESDGFGGVTYPLSRGTNKLTISEKGLVYVMYHTRTLDDAAALPVKIHFASGTVNGYFDSQKHEGRWNELLGKATDKYFDVVGKYAHMTFETNDYRKYAANNGNELIDLYDQIALNEMQLLGLEKYDKMFRNRMYLNVMYQSYMYATSYHTAYNQTTMSDICNPSKLKTSACWGPAHEIGHCNQTRLGVMWIGMTEVTNNIMSEYIQTTIFGQGSRIQTEDMGDVYRNRYSKAWNGIIVAGSSHADFSNIGDDANDVFCKLVPFWQLELYFGKVLGRTPLQQSDKGGFYPNVYEYARNKDYTGMTDGDIQLDFVYNCCLSAKMNLLDFFEKWGFLTPVNKKIEDYDTRNLTVTPDMVDALRHKVNGLGYSKPDVALEYISDNSFELYKSRASVVAGSHATHTAKSFTEGKTEAIGEAITIQGWKNVVAYEVKDADEKLIFVCSGETTPSSTHTFILPLSWKEGFKLYAVSATGDRTEVTMN; encoded by the coding sequence ATGAGAAGAATATATTTATTACTGCTTTTCTTGATTCCCTTGAGTCTGCTGGCGGCTTGTTCCAGCGACGATGAAATAGCAATTGCTACATTGGAAATCAGTAAAACAACAGTTGACTTCAAAAGTGAAGCAAGCGAACAAAGTCTGACGATTACTACAAATGCTGTTGCGTGGACTGCCCAATCGGATAAAAGTTGGTGCCGCCCTTCGATTGTAGGAAAACTGCTGAAAATATCCGTAGATCAAAGTGACGAAAGATTGGTACGTGAAGCTACCGTATCGGTTACGGCAGATGGGTTATCGAAAACGATCAGAGTCCGTCAGCTAGGTTATGAAGCGGCTATCTTGATTGATCAGCAAGCGTTTGAAGTACCGGCGGTAGGTGCGCAAATCAAATTTGCTGTGACTACCAATGTTGAGGTAGAACCGGTTCTGTCCGACTGGATTGTCGAAGCTCCTAAAACTCGTTCTGCCGAAATGGTGACAACGGACTACTGCTACTCGGTACGTGCCAGTATATTGGACAACAAAAGACAAGGTACTATCGTATTTACAGAGAAACTGCCGGAAGATGCAACGGAAAACGATGTACCGGTTTCTGCCACCGTGTCTGTCACCCAACATGGACTCAATGAATATAATGCCGACACGGGGGAAGATATCAAAGGCGATATTAAATTGAAAGTAAAGGATGGGACCGCTTCTTCTTTCCAAGGTGGTGGAGAGATTGAAAAATCATTTGACGGAGACTACTCTACCATTTATCATTCCAGTTGGAATAACTCCGGCAGCAATTACTTCCCCATTACACTGACTTATAATTTGGAAGAAGTGTCCGATGTCGATTATCTGGTTTATTATCCTCGCACGGACGGTGCCAACGGAAAGTTTAAGGAAGTGGAAATTCAATATTCCGAAGATGGGAGTGCTTTCACTCCTTTGGCTGATAAAGATTTCTTAGGTTCCGCTTCTGCTACTAAAGTATTATTCGATGCTCCCGTTCGTGCTAAATCCTTCCGCTTTATCGTAAAAACAGGTGCAGGAGATGGACAAGGGTTTGCTTCTTGTGCTGAAATGGAATTTTATGCAAAGAATCCCGAAGCCTTTGATTATTCAACTCTTTTTGCAGACGAGACGTGTAGTGAGCTAAAAGCGGGAATTACTGAGGCTGACATTGAGAAGTGCGAGTTCCCGTTCTTTAAGAATCTGGCTTATTACATGATTAAAGGTAAATATGAGCCGGAGTTCCGTGTGGGTGAATTTAAAGCATATCCGAATCCTGATATTCAATCGGGGACTCATAAAACGAATCCGTATAGTCTTTTAGACAATCCGACCGGTATTTCGGTGAAGGCTAATGAAAACCTGATTGTACTTGTGGGCGATACGCACGGTTATGACATCAGTTTGAAGGTACAGAATCTGGATGCTCCGGAAAGTGACGGCTTCGGAGGAGTGACCTATCCGTTGAGTCGAGGAACGAACAAGTTGACAATCAGTGAGAAAGGATTGGTTTACGTGATGTACCATACCCGGACGTTGGATGATGCGGCTGCGTTGCCGGTGAAGATTCATTTTGCATCGGGAACAGTAAACGGTTATTTTGACTCGCAGAAACATGAGGGACGTTGGAATGAACTGTTGGGAAAAGCTACGGATAAGTATTTTGACGTAGTAGGGAAGTATGCACACATGACTTTCGAAACGAATGACTATCGTAAATATGCTGCTAATAACGGAAACGAACTGATTGATTTGTATGACCAGATTGCGTTGAACGAAATGCAGTTGTTGGGACTGGAGAAATATGACAAGATGTTCAGAAACCGTATGTACTTGAATGTCATGTATCAATCATATATGTATGCCACTTCCTATCATACCGCTTATAATCAAACGACGATGAGTGATATCTGTAATCCTTCCAAACTTAAGACAAGCGCTTGCTGGGGACCGGCACACGAAATAGGTCACTGTAACCAGACTCGTTTGGGAGTGATGTGGATCGGAATGACGGAAGTGACAAATAACATTATGTCCGAGTATATCCAGACAACAATTTTTGGTCAGGGCTCGCGTATACAAACTGAAGACATGGGGGATGTTTACCGTAATCGATACTCAAAAGCCTGGAATGGAATAATCGTTGCGGGTAGTTCTCATGCTGATTTTTCAAATATAGGTGACGATGCGAATGATGTCTTCTGCAAACTGGTTCCTTTCTGGCAACTGGAACTTTACTTCGGAAAAGTGCTGGGACGGACTCCTTTGCAACAGTCGGACAAAGGCGGATTCTATCCGAATGTTTATGAGTATGCCCGTAATAAAGATTATACAGGCATGACGGACGGAGATATACAATTGGATTTTGTCTATAATTGCTGCCTGTCGGCAAAGATGAATCTGCTTGATTTCTTTGAAAAGTGGGGATTCCTTACTCCTGTCAATAAAAAAATTGAGGACTATGACACCAGGAATCTTACCGTAACGCCGGATATGGTAGATGCGTTAAGGCATAAAGTAAATGGCTTGGGATATTCCAAACCCGATGTAGCCTTGGAGTACATATCGGACAATTCGTTTGAACTATATAAAAGTAGGGCATCGGTAGTGGCAGGTTCGCACGCAACACACACTGCCAAAAGCTTCACAGAAGGGAAGACGGAGGCTATTGGTGAAGCGATAACTATCCAAGGATGGAAAAATGTAGTGGCTTATGAAGTAAAGGATGCAGATGAAAAGTTGATTTTTGTTTGCAGTGGTGAAACCACTCCATCTTCTACACATACGTTTATTTTGCCTCTCAGCTGGAAAGAAGGGTTTAAATTGTATGCTGTGTCGGCAACAGGAGATCGTACGGAAGTGACGATGAATTAA
- a CDS encoding RNA polymerase sigma-70 factor: MDETEILTEVKAGNTIAFERLYDCYWLKVYNFAQLYITSSFEVSEVVQDVFVKVWESREMFDETKNFDGFLFIITRNIIFNYSRRHFYELNFKMTALRGLENSYDIEDELDAADLKSYIDKLIEQLPPQRRRIFKMSREQHLTNKEIAERCAVSEKAIERQITMALKFLRDNLPMFIVFMG, from the coding sequence ATGGATGAAACAGAGATATTAACCGAGGTAAAGGCTGGAAATACAATTGCATTTGAGCGTCTATATGACTGTTATTGGCTGAAAGTCTATAACTTTGCGCAGCTTTATATAACTTCGTCTTTCGAGGTTTCTGAAGTGGTACAAGATGTTTTTGTTAAAGTTTGGGAATCAAGGGAAATGTTTGATGAAACCAAGAACTTTGACGGTTTCCTCTTTATTATTACCCGTAACATTATCTTTAATTATTCGCGCCGGCATTTTTATGAGTTGAATTTTAAAATGACAGCCCTGCGAGGTCTTGAAAATTCATACGATATAGAAGATGAGTTGGATGCGGCCGATTTAAAAAGCTATATTGATAAGTTGATTGAACAGCTTCCTCCTCAACGGCGGCGGATCTTCAAAATGAGCCGGGAACAACATTTGACTAATAAAGAAATAGCGGAACGATGTGCAGTTTCCGAGAAAGCGATAGAGCGACAGATAACTATGGCGTTGAAATTCCTTAGAGATAATCTTCCGATGTTTATAGTATTTATGGGGTAG
- a CDS encoding right-handed parallel beta-helix repeat-containing protein encodes MKNLLPLKSLLSFALLVCSTNISANKIISVSDFGLKPDSRINAVPFVQKAINACKQHPGSTLVFPKGRYDFWAQHAIERDYHETNTYDVNPKILAVLLDQVNNLTIDGNGSEFIMHGRMQPFTLDRCQNITLKNFSVDWEIPLTAQGTVTQSTPDYIEVEIDTRQYPYIIENKRLTFVGEGWKSGLWSIMQFDPETHFVLPNTGDNLGWRPYDATEVKPGLVRLADPKREANKRFPAPGTILVLRHSTRDHAGIFIYHSTDTKLENLKLFHTCGLGILSQYSKNIAFNDVHIIPNAAKGRVLSGHDDGFHFMGCSGLLKIENCSWAGLMDDPINIHGTCSRIMEVLSPTRIKCKFMQDMSEGMEWGRPDEMIGFIEHNTMRTVATGKMNKFEALNKAEFIIELSAPLPAGVEAGYVIENLTCTPDAEIRNCHFGSCRARGLLVSTPGKVVIENNIFESSGSAILIAGDANAWYESGAVKDVLIRNNDFRYPCNSSIYQFCEAVISIDPEIPTPEQKYPYHRNIRIVDNTFHLFDYPILFARSVDGLTFSDNTLIRDTTYQPYHYRKEGITLEACKSVVISNNKIEGDVLGRTVKFDRMKSSDIKISKNPFFRKLK; translated from the coding sequence ATGAAAAACCTCTTGCCATTGAAATCACTCTTATCATTTGCATTATTGGTTTGTTCTACCAACATTTCTGCAAATAAAATTATCTCGGTTTCTGATTTCGGTTTAAAGCCCGACAGCCGCATCAATGCCGTACCGTTTGTACAAAAAGCAATCAATGCCTGCAAACAACATCCCGGCTCCACACTTGTCTTTCCCAAGGGGAGATATGACTTTTGGGCACAGCACGCCATTGAAAGAGATTATCACGAAACGAATACTTACGATGTCAATCCTAAAATCCTTGCCGTACTGCTGGATCAAGTCAACAACCTGACTATTGACGGCAACGGCTCGGAGTTTATCATGCACGGCCGTATGCAACCCTTCACCTTGGACCGCTGCCAAAACATCACCCTGAAAAACTTCTCCGTTGACTGGGAAATCCCTCTAACCGCCCAAGGCACCGTCACTCAATCCACCCCCGACTATATAGAAGTGGAAATCGACACCCGCCAATATCCTTACATCATAGAGAACAAACGGCTCACCTTTGTCGGCGAAGGTTGGAAAAGCGGGCTGTGGTCTATCATGCAGTTTGACCCTGAAACCCACTTCGTCCTGCCCAATACCGGCGACAACCTGGGATGGCGCCCTTATGATGCGACAGAGGTAAAACCCGGACTGGTACGCCTCGCCGATCCGAAAAGGGAAGCCAACAAACGTTTCCCCGCACCGGGCACTATCCTCGTGTTGAGACATAGTACCCGTGACCATGCCGGTATCTTCATCTACCACAGCACGGACACCAAACTGGAGAATCTGAAGTTATTCCATACCTGCGGATTAGGAATCCTGTCACAATACAGCAAAAATATCGCATTCAACGATGTCCACATCATCCCCAATGCCGCAAAAGGACGTGTATTAAGCGGACACGACGACGGCTTCCATTTTATGGGATGCAGCGGGCTGCTCAAAATAGAAAATTGCAGCTGGGCCGGATTAATGGATGACCCGATCAATATCCACGGAACTTGCTCACGCATCATGGAAGTTCTCTCCCCCACCCGTATCAAATGTAAATTCATGCAGGACATGAGCGAAGGTATGGAATGGGGACGCCCGGACGAAATGATCGGATTCATTGAACACAATACAATGCGCACCGTAGCAACCGGAAAAATGAATAAGTTTGAAGCGCTCAACAAGGCCGAATTTATCATTGAGCTATCCGCCCCGCTCCCTGCCGGAGTAGAGGCCGGATACGTGATAGAAAACCTGACTTGCACACCGGATGCGGAAATACGCAACTGTCATTTCGGAAGTTGCCGTGCACGCGGCTTACTAGTATCAACTCCGGGAAAGGTCGTTATCGAGAATAACATATTCGAATCAAGCGGTTCCGCTATTTTAATTGCCGGAGACGCCAATGCCTGGTATGAATCAGGGGCCGTAAAAGATGTACTTATCCGTAATAATGATTTTCGTTATCCTTGCAACTCTTCAATTTACCAATTCTGCGAGGCTGTGATTAGTATCGACCCGGAAATACCGACGCCGGAACAGAAATATCCCTACCACCGCAATATCCGTATTGTGGATAACACCTTTCATCTTTTCGACTACCCGATCCTCTTTGCCCGCTCGGTAGACGGACTGACTTTCTCCGACAACACGCTGATACGTGACACGACTTACCAACCTTATCATTACCGCAAGGAAGGTATCACGCTGGAAGCCTGCAAATCGGTAGTCATCTCTAATAATAAGATCGAAGGGGATGTGCTAGGGAGAACCGTTAAATTCGACAGGATGAAATCGTCGGATATAAAGATTAGCAAGAATCCTTTTTTCCGAAAATTGAAATAA
- a CDS encoding FecR family protein has protein sequence MGVEKTIKIIAEKNQLYVLPDSTKVWMQPGSSIRYAKTFARDRKVWLEGNSLFEVRKHQGNTFQVYINDAFIEVKGTCFLVKQEDAHRSEITLFEGKIEFNVPSTRQKTVMRPLQKLIYNSVDSQTQIDNIANISWENGRYNFKDVPLAQLIQIVSQMYHTDILLQGVRKDESSFSGSIHYNEPLDKVLNKICFSLNLNIRQTDDRIVLY, from the coding sequence ATGGGAGTAGAAAAAACGATTAAAATAATCGCAGAAAAGAATCAATTATATGTGTTGCCTGATAGCACAAAAGTGTGGATGCAGCCGGGTAGTTCGATTCGGTATGCAAAAACATTCGCCCGGGACAGGAAAGTGTGGCTGGAAGGAAATTCCTTATTTGAAGTACGCAAACATCAGGGAAATACGTTTCAGGTATATATAAATGATGCATTTATTGAGGTGAAGGGAACTTGTTTTTTGGTAAAGCAAGAGGACGCACACCGTAGCGAGATAACTCTGTTTGAAGGTAAGATTGAATTTAATGTTCCGTCTACCCGGCAAAAAACGGTGATGCGCCCCTTGCAGAAACTCATTTACAACTCGGTTGATTCACAAACGCAAATTGACAATATCGCTAATATCAGTTGGGAAAACGGGAGATATAATTTCAAGGATGTCCCGTTGGCTCAATTGATTCAGATCGTAAGCCAGATGTACCATACTGATATTCTCTTACAGGGAGTACGTAAGGATGAATCCTCATTCAGCGGCAGCATTCATTATAATGAGCCTCTGGACAAGGTACTGAATAAGATTTGTTTCAGCCTGAATCTAAATATCCGGCAGACGGATGACCGGATCGTTTTATACTAG